GAATAATATCGATAAAAAGATTGAATATGAAGAGCGTCGTATTAGTACGATGGAAATTCGTTTGCGCGAACGTTTTGCGAACCTTGATTCCAGATTGGGCTATTACGATGATTTGTTGTCACAGCTCAAGAGTCAAATCGCCCAGCTTGATGATTAACGAGATGACGTACAAGGGGTATTTTCATGCAAAAAGCAGCGACCGCATACCTTCAAACTCAAGTAAGCAGCACAAGTCAGGGCGACCTGCTGATTCTGCTGTACGAAGCGGCCATCAAGTTTCTCAAGCAGGCAAAGGAAAAAATTGCCGAACGGGATTATGCCGCGAAAGGTATTCGCATTTCCAAGGCGCTTGATGTCATCAATGAATTGCAGGGGAGCCTGAATACGCAAAAAGGTGGAGACTTGGCTGAGAATCTCAGTCGTCTGTATTTTTATTGCAGCACAAAACTGCTCCAAGCCAACCTGAAGCTTGATGTCAACATCATTGATGAAGTCATCACTATTTTAAGTGAGTTGCATGACGCCTTCGTGCAGATTAATAAAGGAACAGCGCAAAGTGGCGCCATGCCAAACGCGAGTGTCCCACCCATCCAACCCAACCCCGCAGCTGCAGCACCTCAAGATCCCAATGAATCCTCCAAGGGAGCGCTGTTGTCCTTGTTCAAGGCGCAGGCTATGAAAAACAAAGCTGCTGCAAAACCGTCGGCTGATTCTTCTGTACCAGAAACACAAGCTGGGGAAAGCCAACAGTCGGAAGCTCCTGCAACGAAGAAACCTGCCGGACCAGCAACCACCATTTCATCCGGCCAGCCCAAAAACTCGACGCCAAACCTGTCGACTTACGGAAAGTTCGGGCTTGATAAGCGGCCTTCGGCGGGGCAAACTCTTCCGCCAACGTCAGCTTCTCCATCTTTGGGCTTATCCCGTCCGACGCCGGCGGCCTTTCCTCGAGCTTCTTCGCCTCAGGGCAATACAGTGCAGTCTCAATCTCAACGCGCTCCATCTCAAGCGGTGCCACCGAAGTCGACAACATCAGAGCAGCCGATTGTTCCTCCTAAACAGCCTCTTTCAACAAAGACGTCTTCCACGGAAGATGAGGCTGCTGAATCGATCACAGTGATTCCTAACCAAGCTACATCAAAAACGCAAAGAGCGTTTGCCGCTTATGCGTCAGC
This genomic window from Desulfovibrio inopinatus DSM 10711 contains:
- the fliS gene encoding flagellar export chaperone FliS; this encodes MQKAATAYLQTQVSSTSQGDLLILLYEAAIKFLKQAKEKIAERDYAAKGIRISKALDVINELQGSLNTQKGGDLAENLSRLYFYCSTKLLQANLKLDVNIIDEVITILSELHDAFVQINKGTAQSGAMPNASVPPIQPNPAAAAPQDPNESSKGALLSLFKAQAMKNKAAAKPSADSSVPETQAGESQQSEAPATKKPAGPATTISSGQPKNSTPNLSTYGKFGLDKRPSAGQTLPPTSASPSLGLSRPTPAAFPRASSPQGNTVQSQSQRAPSQAVPPKSTTSEQPIVPPKQPLSTKTSSTEDEAAESITVIPNQATSKTQRAFAAYASANKQS